In Lolium perenne isolate Kyuss_39 chromosome 5, Kyuss_2.0, whole genome shotgun sequence, the sequence TGCCAAGTTATTAGAGAAACCCACAAATATGCAGTTCATTTGCTTGCAGACGTGTTAACCAAGGAAATCTACGATACAAAGGCACCAAGAGGAATGCTAGAAAGAAATACCTGGGTCTCTAACAGTCCCTATCACATGATATCCAGACTCAAGGAGTTTCTTGATGAGCCAAGAGGCAACAAAGCCTGAAGCCCCAGTTACACACAATTTTCCTTTGGTTGAGCTCACCATTCTCTCGAACTGTGTGAAGCTGAGATTCAATGCAAATCTACCTTCCCATATAAGCACGTCAAAGAACAGTCTAGAGAAGGAAGATCAAGAATGGTGTATCACCCTATTTCTGTGATAAACGTAACAAATACAAAGCTGGGTTGGTTGAATGTAGATCCACAGTACATTCTGAATGCATCTAGGTGACAGGTTGGTGTGGAACAGAAGTAAGTATGCTGACTGCTGTGCCAAAAAGAAATTTCATTCAATCAACTAAAAATGCCAGACGCACCATTTTGTTCCTATTGGCAAATCAAATTTTCGGCCTATCAAATGAACGCAAACCAACACTAGACCTGCAGCTGATTTTGGGAACAAAATGTTGCAGCGAGAGCATCTAGAACCCCATGGAAGCTGCTAAACCTCGAGCTCACAACGTCCACCTCAATGCCGAGCCTCCTGACGCCGTCAGCGGTGACCGGCCCATGCGCAGCCACGACCATGCCAGGCCATCGCGCCGTGAGCCGCGCCCAGCTCCACCCCGCGGCGTCCAGCCCCTTGAGCAGCCCCTCCACCTCGGCGGAGCTGGTGAACACGACGGCGTCGGGCGCGGCGGCGTCGGGGGCCACCAGCGCCTCGGCGCAGCCCGGCCCGGCCCAGCACGTGGTGTAGGCCGGCGCGCGCACGGCCACCCAACCGGCCGCCTCGAGCCCGGCGAGGAAGTCGGGCACGACGGGCGGCTCGCGGAGGCCGTCGACGTCGGGGACGGGGCAGAGCACGCGGCGGCCGGACCCGCGCCCCAGCGACTCCACGAGGCCGGCTGGGGTGGGGACGTCCGGGACGAGGACGGCAACCCTTCTTCCGGCGTCGCGGCAGAGCCGGGCGAGGAAGGCGCCGTCCAGGAGGTCGGCGTCGCGGCCGAGGGCGGCGACGGTGAAGGGGAGCGCGGAGGCGGCGTCGGAGAGGGGGAGGTGGGCGGAGGGGAGGGCGCGGGAGAAGGCGGCGATGCCGGAGCGGGAGGTGAAGGCGAGCGCCGCGAAGGGGTCGAGCGCGCCGGGCAGGAGGTAGGGGCGGAGGCGGTCGGGCTCGTGCGCGCGGATGGCGATGGTGGGCACGGCGAACGGGTGCGCGCCTCGCTGCCGCAGGAGCGTGCCAAGCCGGCCACCGTATCCGCCGCCGTCGTCGGTGGTCTGCGGCGTCGTGAACGCCACCCGCCGGCCCGCGAGCGAGAGGTGCTCTGGCTGCGCCATTCCCCTCGGCAATGCGCGGCGACGCCTCAATCTAGAAGGGGAAAAGATATCCAAACTGTCTTGGACTTCAACCGTTGTACAGTGGTTTCAGATGACGTAGAACAGAAAACGCAGCGAGCTGATACAACACAGATAACAGCATCAAACTGTAGAAAATTTCTAGCAGTGTATAAGTCAACTGAAGATCATGTGCTAAGCCAAGCAAAGTACAAAGGGATTTCTGTATAATGCAGAGTGGAACCTAACAATCTTCTGGGTTCTATTCTCTTTGCTACCAACATTATCTGACAGTAGTTCATACAATGATACACATAGTTTCACAACAGATAAGGAGAATGTTTACACCATGGCGCCGATTTCTCAACACTTCAGAAGAGCAGCGACCCGATATCACTGCCTGAGTTGTGACCATGGTAGGTGTCTGTGGGCAGTTCTCCATCTGAGCATTACGGCAAGGCGTGAAGACTAAATGGTAGAATGTTGCTCGGGGCTTCGAGGGAATatgtcactttggagtgactcttATGTCTCGGGGAGCAGATGCAAACGGCGGTTACTGCAACTGGGTCTCAAAAGGGAGTTCGATGGTAGTGGCATTGCCATAGAACTCTTCCAGGTTGTAGAATTCCCGCTGCGGTGGAAGAAATATATGGACGACAACGTCACCTGGAAGAGTGAAATGGACAGTTAAAATAGGTCTATGGTAAACTCTGTGCATCATCATCACAGCACAGTATTTGACACTGGAAAGTATCTCTGGGTGAGTTTTCTTTCCAACAAAACATCGTCAACTCAGTAGTTGTTATAGAGGCATTGACAAGAATGATGGTGCGGTAAGTCTATTCAGAAAACAGAAAATTCtattttcagttttaactttttaACTTCTTTAGATTACTAGAGGAAAAAAACAGAACAAAATAGATTGTGCCTGGCAATTATCTTTCAGAACATGATGCATTATACTGTGATCAAGCAGAAATATGCACAAAGCAATCCTAATAAAGATCGGCTTCAGCCTCAGGTATGCACAAAACAATCCTAGTTTTTAGGCTGAGTTCATGACTGGATATGAATATGATTATTCATCCGACGGGTTTAAACTTTGTGCAACATCATCAGTTCATCACAGCACTGGAAAGTATCTCTGGGTGAGTTTTTTTTTTCCAACAAAACATCGTCAACCCAGTAGTGGTTATAGAGGTATCGACAGGAATGATGGTGTGGTAAGTCTATTCGGAAAACAGAAAGCTCTATGTTTCAGTTTTAACATTTTAACTTCTTTATATGACTAGAAGAAAGAAAACAGAACAAAACAGATTATGCCTAGGTAATTATCTTACAGAACATGATGTCACTGTGATCAAGCAAAAATATTCACAAGGCAATCCTAATAAAGATCGGCTTCAGCCTCAGTATGCACAAAGCAATCGTAACTTTTAGGGTGAGTTCATGACTGGATATAAATATGATTATTCATCCAACgggtttaaacaattcaaaatcatGTGTTTCAGGCAAAGAAAATGTGAACATGTTTTCATAAGTTGCATTTACGTCTGAAAATGTACATAATACTGACCAAATCAGTAAACATGATGTATAGAACTAAGATCAAGCGGAAATACGCACAGCGCAATCTTAACAAAAAAGCTCTTTAACTTTTACGCTGAGTTCCCAACTGGATAAGAAAATGATCATTACCCTATGGTCCAAGCACACACAATTTGAAATCATGAGTTTCAGATAAGAACTCTGAACATGTTTTCGTAATTGAATCTGTGTATGAAAACTAAGAAAAAGATGTTTTTTAAACTTACAAGCAAAAGTTAGTACTAGCTGTTTTACTCTTCCACAGTCAGAAAGTTAAGTTGTCAAACCAACACATTTCCTATCAGACGTTATCGATGTGAAACTAGTAGAACCAATCACAATAAAATAATTACAGAAAAGTACAGAACACTGACCAAAGTCCAGTAAGGTCCATGAATTCGGTTTCGTATCACCAGACGCAACGCGGCTAAACTGCTGCTCGCCGATGTCCCTCATTTTGGAACTGCAATGTAAGAGTACAATCCCACATGTGCTAAGTTAGACAAGAGCCATGATCAGTGGTGGTGCTAGAGCTACAACCCCTTTTTCCGATAAAGGGCGCTTCATTACTTAAAAGGTTTAAGCAAAATTCATATTACTTCAAGGGTGCTAGAGCTACAACCCTATGATATCAATTCATATTATCTCTCCCTAATTATACGATTTTTTTTCATGAATGACAAAAAATTCAAGAGTGGTTCACACTTTGTAATGTCAACTGACAAAACAAGAACAGAGTCTAGACCCGGCACTGGCCATGATTGAAAACTGGATCTGGTATCTTCTACTGAAATCATGTGGACAAGAAAATGGATGAAACGTATGGAGCACCTGATGGCCTCGATCTGTGCATTCGAGAACGCGGTGAGAATGATGAAGAACTCAGTCCAGTAGACAATCGGCTTCACGAACAGTACACGGATATCGGCCGCCTTCACCTCGCTCGCAACTTTAGCCAGAGAAACAGCCACTGAAAGAAAGAAATATAAGGTGAGCCACAATCAGCGGAAGACAGTTCTGGCAGCACGCAGAACTGCGGGCGGGTGGAGAGGCATGCTATGGACATAACATACATGACAGGCACTCGGCGTCCTCGTCGGCCTCACTTGCCAGAGACCCGGCCCCGCCGGCGCTGTACACGACTTCGCCGTGCTCCTGGAGCAGATCGTCGAGCAGCTCGTCGGCGCCTTCCCCCGTGTCGGGGTTCTACGGGAGCAAGAAAAGAGAACCCGGACGCCGGAGTCAGAGCTCGGAACAAAGGGTAATCAGAAAATTGGTGCCAGCACTACCCACCACGTTAGACGAGGCGGAAGAGGAGGGCGGGGAGCGAGCTCGTAGGGGGACGGCGGTGGGCTGCTGCAGAAGCAGCAGCAGGTCGCTCCTCAGCGGTGCgccccggtggtggtggtggccgccAAAGCCGGCGCGCCGCGGCCGCGGGTGCAGCGGgacggcggccggcggcgctCGGGCGAGGCCGGGACCCTGTAGCGCGGCGCCTCTCATTGTAATACAAAGGGGAGAAATTTTTGCACGGGACGTGGAGGAGCGGAGCTTGTAGTGAGCGAAACGGCAGTGAAGAAGATAAGCAGCAGGGAGGGAACTGTCTGAAGAAGTGAAAGGGATAGGCCAAGATTTTTCTGAGATTTTTCTCCTTCCGCTTTTCAGCTCACCATTTTGGTCATATTTCAGTTGTCCAGATCGGCAACTGGCACTTGGAGATGCGTGCACGGAACATGCTCTGAGGAATGCGCCTCCTGTTCGTAGAATATGCCTTTTGGGGAGAAGACGAGCTATTTTGGTTTTTCCCCACGCGCTACCCTCGAGGCCGCGGCGGTGACCACAGTGAGATGGCAAGGATGACTTCAAGATGGTGGTGGCGCGTGCTAGTTGGTGGCAGGTTGGGTGGAGCATTCCAGGTCATCCGGAGGTGGTTTTGGTGGTCGGGAGAAATCTCTATCGGCTCATCGGACACCAATGTTGTGACGTCTATGGGCGCCGTCTTTCCTTCTTAAAGGGTGTCGGGTGTACCCCCACCGAAGGAAACCTAGGACTAGTTCGTGCAGCATCGGTGTCATCGTCACTTCCTTGTTGATGGTGGTCCTTGGTATGCGACACTTTGATGTGCTAGGAACATCGTTGAACTTCTTCAGAGGGCACAACGATTGCGGGTCGTCCTTGTTTTCATCGATCTGGTAATGTCGGTATTagtttattttctattttctctgTCTTTTCCTTTTGTCTTGGTTGTGCTGCGGCCCAGCATGCTTGTTGTATCATGTGGTTACTACATTAGTAGAAAAACGGCTAAAGGAtttgacctttcgtaccggtttctTTACGAACCAGTACTAAAGGTTGCATTAGTACCGGTTTCGTTGTCTAGGACGATggcaacctttagtaccggttcgttggcatctttagtaccggttcgtgatacgaaccggtactaaaggtactAAAGGATTTCGCGCCAAATTTGAGATGGGGGTGGGGCCAGCGctacacctttagtaccggttcgtataaagaaccggtactaaagggtctccAGCTTTTCTTTGCTCCCCACACACCCTCCACACACATCCCCTGGATTGccttttttgctttgtaaaatacaaaataaaatgatagaaaattttaaaaataaaatccttcgagattcttgtatgttatgcaacctactactcagcgaaattaaaaaaaaatcgaattttgacttttttttgcaaaaaaagtttgaaaaatggtcaaacagcttttctggttgcatacgatatCAGAaaaagtataatatatcaaaatcatcatggaaaaaagttacatccgattctactagggtttacccggttagcaaatttttagattctcaaaattccaaatagaaaatatgaaagcaggaacatTTTAGTTTTCGCCAAAAAAATCAGGATTTTatataatttttatttttaaatttaaattaaCAATTtcttcctgcataaagattactattacgtaACCATAAAAGTTAgtaaatttttagatttacaaattttcaggttttagattttgcaaaaaaattaaaaatatattTGAAAAGTAAAAATAATTAAAATttattgtttatttatttattcaatactatttttacatctttacttttgtttattaaaatagtcatgtggaattcaaataataaaaaagtgtgatatccaacatgttaataggattgatatgatactactatcaataatatgcgcgcgaagcacttggaagtgagATGGgagggaacttggaagttaagcgtgctagtgttggAGTAATGGaatgatgggtgaccgagcgggaaattTGACCAGGAGtaggtaatttgactagagataactgtaactaaacttgtcaaataactaaaatattagaaattctgaaaaaatagataaaaagagggagtggaaaataattcgaaaaaatagataaaaagagggagtgaaaaatagattaaaaaaattgatataaaaaaTGGCACCGGTACCCTTTAGTACcgattcgtgttacgaaccggtaccaaaggtctccagccctgcgggctcctccgtgcccacgtggaagcacctttggtaccggttcagaaccgaaccggtaccaaagggggaggctttagtaccggttccaaaatCGGTACTAAaagccctctggaaccggtactaaaggggggtttttctactagtgctatattaatatagcagggGGAAGCCTATTTGGAGCAGGAAGAGTGATAAGTGATAACATTCCCACTAGGGTGGAAGTATTCACCTTTGCTCCCACCAGAAAAGAAAGAGGGTTATCTTTGTTACTGAAAATATATTTGAAAATATTTTCATCaaacacattgaaatttaagcatAAGAGCCATATTGTCCTTGATGATATTATAGAATATATACTAGACAAATTTTGGTTCCAATGCAGCAATAAAAGAGAACAAAACGGTTATATGCTATCCATTCTGAATAGTCACAATATTTCAATATGATGGAACAAAAATTACCAAAGTCATCGAATATTGAGTCACAAGAAATTTAACCACTATATGTCCTATTTGATGGAAGGAAGCCAGGAATATATATAACTTTTGAATAAATAATAAGAAAGATGTTAGAAGAAGCTGAAATTAGAACATAACATGGAGAAAATATTTAGATGTCAATGAAGCCTTGAGTATATAGAAATAAAAGCTGCAAGGAGTAGACAAAAGTCCAAATCATAGTATCAGTATGACATCACATTCTAATGAACTAAACATGGTGATCGCCCCAAATACTGAGAAGAAAGAATCATGCATACAAATAGATAACTGAGTTTTGCTACATACAAGCACACTATGCACCATTCATAGGGCAAATTTTGAACAATCAAGTAGCAAAAAATGAGCTGGTATTCTTGCACAACTAACAAAATAAGCAGGCATATGTGCCTGGAGCAACCCTCCAAGTATGCAAAAATATTTTAACCAAGCATCCACTTATCTGTTGAATCCAAGAAAGTTTCACTAAAGTAGGTATGATGCTATTTTCTGAATAATCTGTGTTTCAAGCAAAAGAAAATAATGTATTGCACTtttacaaatacacatgttctcACTCCCAAATAGATTGATATTTTGAGACGAACACAATTTTCATATCTACTCTGTCCGTTCCTCTTTATTATATTTGTACCCAATCCGCCACCATTAACAGTATTTTAGccagcatgtaaagcattgttaTCTAATCTTGCCAGTTTTTGCCCTCCTAGTTGCATTTTAAATTTTCTGAATGAAGCGTGCCACACTTTTTCCTCCAATTTTTCCTTTCACAATTTCTCAGAAATTTGGTACTATTTCCCCTCATTTAATTGGTTCTAAGTGGAACCAATAAATATTCGTGCAACCCTTAGTTGTTGTGATGTCAAATGACTGAATTTGATCATAAATTAACCACTGGTGTAATAATAGTCAAAAGCACAACAGCCAATTGATCCATGGTATCAATTAAAGCCACACAAAATGGAATTACTCTCAGGCACTATGTTGAACATCTGGCAAGATGGCATATATACTTTGAGGGGATCATGATCAGTATAACTATTAACTACTAGAATGTAGCGTGCTACTGctacttttgttttgttttatataACATGGATGAAACTGGGTATGAAAGTTTGCGAGTAATATATATATATGCTACATCCATGAATTATGCCAGACTTTGCAGAACTCAAATCCCCTgtacacaaaaaaaaaacttccACACTAAGCTTTTACACTTCCACTTGTTTCAACTCCAGTTCTTTACAGATGATTAAAAAAAAACTATAAATCCACCACCCTAACATGCTGCTGATAGGACAGTAGAGAGGAGGTGGCGTCTTGGGTCAAGGCAGGGGCTAAGAGGCTGAGAGATGTCATACCAACAACATTCCCTTCGCTTTCTGGGCCCAAAGCAGTGCTTTGTTTCCTCCTAGGAGTGTTTTTTTAGCGATGGTTACCTCCTAGGAGGCGTGTAACAAATTttatcttttcaatgaaatgaaacgcacagtcctttgcgttttcttgtaaataaaatcaagtaaacacTTCTTCCCACTTGCACAGTTCGTGTGGGTACGAGGTCGGAAAAAATATTGCTCAAAAGTGCTGAAAACTTTAGCTCTTTTATGCCACATTACAGATGTAAGTATACCAAAAAAAATCAGCATTCAAACTTCACATGCTATTATTTGTAGATGTTAGGATAGATGTAAGGCAACAAATTCCAATTATGAGTAATCAGACACCTCTATAAACCAAAGATGCATCATTCACTGAAACTAGCACAAGCAGGGTTACAAGCATTCTGCCATGAATTGCGAAGGAACTTCTTTTGAGACAAAAGGCATGAAGGCATTCTTTTTCACTAAAGCAAGTTATATGATACATAAATTGATTAATGTAGTAACAGCTGGCATCAGCAGCTTACAGTACATGACCAAACAGCAAAGAAATTACGACAACCAACTGACATAACAGATTAAAATTAGTATTCGAGCGCAACAGAACAGAAATAAATTACTGACAAACCCATTGAAGCAGCAAGTTCAGATTTGAAGCTTGAGCTTAGACAGTACCTCCTCAGCCCAGGTTTAATCCTGAGTAGGCCACAAAACACACCATCGCTGAATGAAGTAGATCCTCTCTTAGAGCATCGACGTGAAAAAATGGGCTTTGGACAGAAGACAAGGCATCTTCAAAATGGGCATCAACTACACTTGTAGCATCCGCTGGAGGGCATGTCAAAGGGATGACAGAAGACAAGGCAATCTTCAAAATGGGGATCAACTACACTTGTAGCATCCGCTGGAGGGCATGTCAAAGGGATCATCCATTGACAAATCATGGGTATTCTTGTTGTGTGTGAAGTCAACCTTAGAACCATATTCCAGTTCAATTTGAGCATCTCGAGAAGCTCTATCTTTGATTCGTAGCATCCCATGCTGATCAGCAAACCATTTGTGCTGGCGCTGGTAAGGCAATGTGATTTTCATTTCCTTTAGTACTTTCGCATTCAACACAAAGAAATTGGCGAAGTCAATAGATGGACTCTtggtgccatcataattctttaGCACCACTTTTTGAAGATGGAGCTCAAGGCATTCAATTGGGTCCAGGGGGTCATACTTCCGGGCATTGTTCATAACCATCCATGGGCGTGAGAGTGGTTGGAACTGGCGATAGAGAGAGCAAACAATACAAAAGAAGTTGCCAACATGTTAGCAATACAGTAGTTGGTATCAAATCAAATGCTGATTTTGACATGTAGAGCAAGCAGCTATGTTTTATACTCACAATGACATACAGCCTCTCCAAATGGGGGAAGCACTTGATGAAGTTAATCACTGTATCCAGATTTGGGCCAACAGAGTCAAGAACCAAAACCCTCATGGTGTGGACTTTGGTTGTCAAGCTGACAGCAATCATTTTCTGCAAAGATACAAAAGTAAGTACAAATAAGAATAATAGCCTGCATAGAGGAATGCTGAATGAGCAAGGGGTGAAGGC encodes:
- the LOC127302159 gene encoding protein Iojap, chloroplastic translates to MRGAALQGPGLARAPPAAVPLHPRPRRAGFGGHHHHRGAPLRSDLLLLLQQPTAVPLRARSPPSSSASSNVNPDTGEGADELLDDLLQEHGEVVYSAGGAGSLASEADEDAECLSLAVSLAKVASEVKAADIRVLFVKPIVYWTEFFIILTAFSNAQIEAISSKMRDIGEQQFSRVASGDTKPNSWTLLDFGDVVVHIFLPPQREFYNLEEFYGNATTIELPFETQLQ
- the LOC127302157 gene encoding uncharacterized protein — protein: MAQPEHLSLAGRRVAFTTPQTTDDGGGYGGRLGTLLRQRGAHPFAVPTIAIRAHEPDRLRPYLLPGALDPFAALAFTSRSGIAAFSRALPSAHLPLSDAASALPFTVAALGRDADLLDGAFLARLCRDAGRRVAVLVPDVPTPAGLVESLGRGSGRRVLCPVPDVDGLREPPVVPDFLAGLEAAGWVAVRAPAYTTCWAGPGCAEALVAPDAAAPDAVVFTSSAEVEGLLKGLDAAGWSWARLTARWPGMVVAAHGPVTADGVRRLGIEVDVVSSRFSSFHGVLDALAATFCSQNQLQSAYLLLFHTNLSPRCIQNVLWIYIQPTQLCICYVYHRNRVIHHS